ATCGAGGAATGTGCTAATCTGGTAATCAAAGGTAAGACTAGGCTCAGTTACCTCCTTGTTCCAATCAGTTCTGAATGTGATCCACAACAGGATAATTGTTTGGATGAGTGTGCCTCCAATCATGCCTCCCCACAGTCCCTGCACGCAAGCTCTATCATCAGTTCATCACACATCCAACAAGTTTACTGACAGTGGACAACTGTTAAGTCAACTCGACATGCATGAATGATGATTCTACTCTTCGGTGGATCGAAAACCTTAACAGTACCTTAATTCCAtagtcaaatttgaatccCAAGAGTACGCCAAGGGGCACGCCGATGAAGTAGTAGCATCCAATGTTGATGTATGCCACCAATGCTTGCCACCCACACCCAACAGCCACACCTTCATCAatccagtaaaaaaaaaaactcagcacgagtaaaaaaaaaaggatctcTGAATTCCCTAGCCAGATCGACATCTCCATCAATTCACGATACAAATATACTTAATTTGGTTTCCTATGAATTCACATGCATCAGTCTGAAACACACAAAAACCTACTACTAGTACTGAATTGCCTATGAAATACAGATTTTAACTCTAAAATAGAGTTGCCAATAATTTACCTGATAGCACGGGCTGGATTCCGCAGAGCACAATGGTGGCGACGAGCAAAGGGCAGAGatcggcgacggcgcgcgAGACGGCCTCGCCTCCGGTGAAGATGTAGCTGAGCTTGTCCCTGAGCAGGAAGACGAGGGCACCGGCAGCGACTGCTATGAGCGCGGACATGGCGGTGACCACCCACGCGGAGAATGCCGCCGATCTGGGATTCCCGGCGCCCAGTTCATTCCCCACCCTCACGCTGCAGGCCACAACGACATCCACGAAACTTGTTCAGACGAAAACAAATTCAGATAAACAGATCCTTGATGCGGCAGGTCATGGCCAGTATTTTAGGTTGCTGAATCTGGTGAATAATTGAGTTAAGAAAGATATGGTTAATTTAGATAGAGATCCAATCGAGATTGAATACAAAATCATCGTCACGTGCCGGTGATTTGGTTCAGGCATTTTAGTTCAGTATATTCGTGTCAGGTCTAGGACATGTTTTTTCCTCCGTACTATCTCTAGATAGTAACTGAATAACAGATCCAGAACAACCAAAAACATaacagaaagagaaaaggtACTAGCAGGACATGGGCATTGAACATGGAACTGAATGCACGCAGGCTGATCAGACAGCTACCGCATACTGCGATAAATGCTTTGAGAGGGACACGTCCCTACGATGGCACAGTGGTCGAGTTGCAAACAGATCGATGTAACCAACCTGGCTGCAGCATTGAAGCCTACTGAAATCATGAACACCCATGACTGGATCGAGGTGCTGCACAAAACAGAATTCAATTTAAGAACACATGatcataaaacaaaaaagaactcGACAGATATTTACTCCAGAAAATATCTGGATCGGATGATTGATTGTGTTCTTGATTACTGTACCAGACGGTGAGTGAGTCGAGGGCGAGCTGCGGGTCGGGCAGCatgccggcgaggaggatgaGCACCTGGAAGTACCACACCTCGAGCGCCAGCATCACGGCCGACGCGGCAGACAGCTTGGCAAACCCAGCCAGGTCAGCGAAGGCCGCCCACGTGAACCCGGTCCACGTGGCCCTGCACCTGGGGCTCATCACGATGTACGCGAACTGCCCGGCCACGAGGACCCACCACGTCAGGCTCAGCGTCAGCGACGCGCCCAGCAGGCCCAGCCCGAGCCGGTCCACCACCACCCAGCTCAGCGCCACGTGGAGGACCAggctggcggcgaggatgtAGGCGCTGGGCGCCACGATGCTCTGCGCCTGGAGGAACTTCTGGATGGGGAAGTTTGCCGCGTAGGCGAAGATCTGCGGGATGAGGCCGTAGGCGAACCTCGCGGCAGAGGCAGCGATCTCCGGGGACTGGCCCAGGAGCAGAAGGATGGGCTCCGAGAAGGCGTACATGGCGGCGAGAGGCAGCCCCGTGGCCGTCAGGAGCACCGTGGACCGCTGCAGGTACACCCCCAGCATCTCGTGCTTCTCGGCGCCGTACGCCTGCCCGCACAGCGTCTCCACCGCGCTCCCCATCCCCAGCTTCATCATGCCATGGCCGCTCGGGCACCTGGTTAATTAGCTTTGGTGTTCGTCTCCGTAGTAGAAAGTGTGCTGTGGATGCAGGGGAACTATATTTACCATTAGGCCGTAGGCGAAGACCTGGATGCCGTTGTTGCcaagggaggcggcggcgagctggaCGTTGCCGAGCTGCCCGCAGAAGATCTGGGTGGCGGAGGACATCACGATGATCAGCATGTACACGGCCACGGCAGGCGCGGCCAGCGGCGCCAGAAGACGCagctccagcgccgccgccgacgccatgcGACGCGCGCCGCTGCCTTCGGTGCTGGAGAGCAGAGCCTCCAGCCGCCCgtccacggcgccgccgctgccggcgtgCTCAGCCGACCGACCCATTGGAGACGATTTCTGGGGTCCTGGCTCGGGGGCGAGGAGTGTCGCGTCGCGTGGTGTTTTGGCGTTTTACTGGTGCAGCTCCTGCTTGATCTGCTGCTACGTCAATGTTGGGGAGGAAAACAGAGGACCGTGGTGGGTGAAGTGACACTGGACTGACTTTACTTCTGACAGGCCCCCCGTGCCTCAGGAAAGATACTGCTGTATGATTGCTCACGCCGTGCAATGATTAAACAATGATGGTGTCTGGCGACATTACTGCGACGGTGCGACCCGAGATCAGTGGAGACTGGAGAGTGGAGACACCTCGCCTGTCCCAAGTCCCAACGCTTTATGCTCCCAGCGGAAAATCTCTTAACTCTCGTCCAATTAGGCCCGTATGATATCTATTCATGTAAGATATGGCCCATTGGGATGGACGGGGCGGGCACACCTGCAGTGAAAGGTAAAATACCTGAAGacctaaaaaaaaggtataaTACCTGAAAACCAATTATTTTTGCCAGGAAACAAactagatattttttttaaaatatatagcaagagaaaaaagaaaataaatcaaaataacAAGGTATTCAATCAAGTCCACCTCTTCAACTACCTCCTCCCCTTGGCTCAGTCCTCGGTGGCATAATATGCAATCATAACCGAATGCAATTAAGAATTCATCAACTTTAACCCTAAAGATCAATTCTTTCCTTTggtttcaaaatttgaataccAATTCTCAAAATCCTGGGCCCACCCCGTTGGTGAGTATGTAAGTGACACTGCAAGCTTAGATATGGTAGGCAGGAGAGAATGCATTGGGAGTGGCTCAAGTTTCTAATaattatacttcctccgtttcatattaagtgacgaaacattacatgtatctagacattttttgggtataaatacatttatatttgggcaaattttagtCACTTAATGTatgacggaggaagtaatattTCATGAGTTTAGTTTATAATAGTATAATAATTTAAATATTCATGTATTATGACACAAATCACATCCACAATTATTTTCCTGAATTTTTTAAACTACAGACCGCCACTACTGATATCATTTGTGGCCGCACACACACATATGCACCTAATATGCGGTTGATGAATTCCTCTGTTCTCTTTTAGAAGATAAAAATGTATCAGAAGTCCTAATAGTATACCGGACGCGCTAAGTTAGTCCCGGTAATGTGGAAGtgcatattttgacaacacaAGTGTACAGGTGAATACCGGAGGTCCAACTACGCCAAATCATTATTGACAATCACAAGTCTGTTCACAAGCCAACACTAATTATGTAACGGGACGAAACCCATCGAACAGTGCACCCACTTCATACTAATACCAGTGTAGTACCAATTTCTAACGCCTTGAATATTGTATGCTAGTGTCATTTAAAATTCACCAAATTAaccaaattttaaaattttgtatTTTGGTGGAGTCTCACCCTTTACTCTATTTAGGGGGAATTTCAGCCTTTTacatttttcttctcaagtATAAGACGTTTCTTCTCAAGATTTCAGCCTCTTTACTTTCTCCTAGGCCGCTTGGGCCAAATCCCAGTCCAACTTCGTTCTCTCTTCGTTTCGCCCGAACGTCTCCACCAAAGCCCAGCCTGGCTtcccttctctcttttctttttccttggaCCGCTAACTCCCCTGGCCCATTTGACCGGCCTACTTGCTCCATCCGGCCGGACTGCGGACTGCCCAACCAGCGCAGGCGAGGGCTCGATCGGGCACGAGACAAGCTCGACACCACGCCACCGCTTccgttccttttttttcctctttaaTTTTTCTCGTTTTACAATCCAAATTGAAGATGAAATAAGTTCCAGAAATTATGAATCATATTGTTTcattgttttcaaaagaaatatatactactcctATCTCCGTTCCTGAatttttgtcgttgttttagttcaatttttttttgtgaagcaTTGTGGGGTAACTCCACCTGCGGACATCCTCTTGCTAGTGGCTTCGATTTTACTCTATGAGGTGAGTTCCTCCGGAATACTCATTTAAGAAACTTTGCATCAACTTTTACCGCATAAGATTTAGCTCGTTCTGGCAGAGTGGTCCCACCGATCAGGTCAACATGGCCGCTGACTCGGCTACTAGGTTAGAGGCGTAATTCTTGGAGCCATGTTCAAATAGGCAATATGGGTGCACGATGCCTGTACAGGTCAATATGCACCCATCTCTGAGTCGGGTCACACCCAAGTGCTCTCTCCTCTCGGCACACGTGTTAGGGCTAGGGACTCCCAAGAGGCATCAATGGTGATCTGTCGATGATGACCTGAGGTCAACAAAAGCGGCAACAATGACATGGATAATGAGTTGTTGCTATGTAACTTGGAAGGGGAGATGGTGTGCTTGACGAGGCCcacaaggaggaggccgagagAAATTGTCGATGATCACCAACGCCGTGCCCTGCTAGCGTCGGCTCTATCATTTCCTAAACCCTCCTAGGCATTGACCGTTGAGAGGAGATAGATTTTGAGAATGACCTGACCGAGAAGCGTGTGCATATTAAACCAGATAGGCACCTTGTGCGTCCTCCTTCTTgcctctttttttattttttgcgagAAGCGTCCTCCTTCTTGCCAATAGGGCAGTTGGAGGAATTTTTGCTAAATGGTCATAACGTTTGTTAGAGGCAATAAAAGGTGGAATTCAGTCTGGTTTATGCCCTCGAGGTTGTTCACGAGCAGTGCTAACTTTGTTTGTATCTTTCCAGTTTTGTCGAACGTTTGATGCTCTTATCACGTACAACTGGGAGGGTCTCCATGCAGAGGGAGAAGGATTCAGTGACGTAAATGCACGTGACTTTGGGTGGCTGACACGTGGGTCCCACGACAcgttggtccacatgtcaggcAGCCAAAGTAGGGGCAGTACTTCACTGAATCTGCGTCCCACGCAGAGGTCTCGGTTGCCAAAATGCGGTTCGGATGAGAACTGAAACCGGTTAGCAACCTGACCAAAAATCAAAGATCCTGAATAATTCCTCTCACACACTTACCCATCCCTGTGGTCTCTTTTCCGGGTCCTCCCATCCCATTGGTCTTGTCAAATGGCATATGCACCGCAAAAACGAAGCGGACTTTTAGCATTAGTTAGTGGTAAGTAGTAACATCATCTCGGTGACTTTGTGCAATTGTACAGAGGTATGGGTTAATGGCATATCTCTGTTAGATGGCGTCATTCCGATGTGGTTAATCTTCTATGCCCAGTTTTCAACTTACTGCCAAGGTATGGGTTgtacagagaacaagttttcTTGGCTTCATCTGGATCGGGTCAAGCTACAAATGATAACTACACCTTGTCATTGCGCTCTCCCATACAAAGATTACAAGAATTCGTCCCTGTTGATAATTGCTGACGAGCAGATCAATAGCTAGGTAATTAAGGTGCCAGCAAGCAGCAGTAATAAGATAAAGACGCACTTATGTCAATATGTCACGCTCGTGCATCCATCAGCGCATGACCATGTCAATATTTGCCGGCGTAAGAATTACTTGATCACAGAACATATCTACGAAGAAGCTAATAAGTTCAGTTTAATAAGTGCTGCTGAGTCCAGTCCATAGATTGAAATTTGGGCGAATGACTTTCTGAAGTCAAGGGCGCAGAAAGACTTGTTCAGGGATCGGATGTTTACTAACCAGAAAGATGGCAAAACAATAATCAGAGCGTTGAGTATTGGACATTCCCCCGGTCTTGGATGAACAAGAAAGTATATGGTCAGCAAATATATATGCAATTAATTCTGTTTCTGTCAGATCATATCTTCTTGTTGTAGGAAGATAAACTTCAAGTGTTTTAAAGTCAAACACCGTTTGAGCCAGATCAGTACTAATTGTTCATGGACAACCAAAAGGCCACTCCTGTTGCCGAAAGAAGAAAGAGTCCACTCCCTAAATATGTACAGAAACCACCGTATGcccctcgaaaaaaaaaatgagaaaacaATGCATGTCTTAAGCTAACCAATGCCTTAGGAAATCAAAACAGACTAACCTTCTTTATATAATTTAATAACCAGAAGGTCCAGAATCATATTTATCTAAAAAGGTAATTAGAATCATACATGCAGAAGCAAATCAAGTGGACGTGGTGCAAGAACTCAAAGGAAACTTAGAGGGCAGAAGAACACGATCGAGAATCCAAAAAAGGAGATCATTTTTGGGTTTCAAAACATCATTAGAAAAGACCTTGATCATTAGAATTGAGACTAGATGAAAGCTCCAACCGATCCACAAGGAGAGGATGATTCATCATCTCAACCACTCTCCAGACTCTACAACCGCAGCAGCATAGCACAGCCACCTCTGCACTTGCTTCACAAAGTGCTGATATCTGAACTGTGCCTATGACACATAGTAGTATACAACAGTGCCAGGCTAGCATATATTGACATCAACGGAACGAAGGTATTTCATGTTGATTGTCACTGCATCTGGATCTTTCTTGAACACAAAATATCTCCAGATGGGTCAAACCCCAATCTGAGAACAGAAAATATATCTGAAGGCCATATTTGTATAAGCTATATATGATTAATGAGCTGAATAATTAACCCAAGTACTGGCAATACTACTGCAGTTACTCGATACACAATTGTACAAGTCCAGTGTTCAAAATCACACGTTACATAGCAAGCAATGGAAGGACCTCTCCTAGCAAGCCACCAATTGTCCATTTACATTCACTACCAATTCCCTACTAAATTTTTATTCACTTTCTCAGACCAACCTGGAACATGCAGGATTCGTTGAGAATTCCGGCGTTCCAAACAGGCTCGATGATATAATACAGCACAAAGTATATAGCAGGCGGTCGATCATGCtgtatacggagtactaattaACCAGCTAGCAATACTATATAGCAGCAGGGATGCATGTTACCATGGATTATCAGTGAAATCTCACTCCGCTATGGTCTGCAGCGCCGGCATCCACTGCCCGGCGCCGTTGCCCGTCGTCCTGTGCCGGAAGTTGCAGCTGCTGGTCATGCAGAGGAGCTCCGAGATGACGGCTCCCCCGCCGAAGCACGGGTCCTCCTGGTccagccgccgcagcagctccTCCAGCTGCTTCCTCGTGATCCTGATCTTCACCTCCTTCACCGGCGACGCAGGCGCCGCTTTCCCATCGCAGTAGTCCTCGTCGCGCGGAAGCTCCTGCACCGGCGCCGCGCCCTTCTTGCCGCAATGCACGGCGCGCCCCCTGCCCCCGCCCCTGTGGCTGTGGAGGCAGTTGCCCATCTCTCGGGATCGCCGAAATTCGGTCGGAAATTTGGGCAGGCTTGATCGTCCGTTGCTGTTCAGATGGGGTGGAAACTACTGCCAAGGAGACCGTGCAGGTGGATTCTTATAGGCGTGGCGCGCGGAGGGAAAGGGCAGAGGAGAagaagtagaagaagaagggccgaGCGCCCCCCGACTCCTGAGGCGCCATTTGGTTGGAGGACAAGTGGATGGTTCGGATCGGGTCTAAGTTGTCGGGCCCGACGGCCCCGACCATACAGTCAAATAGTCAATGCCGGTGCATCGAGATGGGTGCCCAGGAGTTTGGACGTACAGGATGCTTCTTCGAGAGGGGCACGCGGTGTGAACTGCGGTGAAGTGGCGAATCGTGTTAAATGGCGGGTGGGGCCTAGCGAGGCTTGTAAGCTGTAAACGTGGCGCCGGATGCCATTTCGGGAGGCTGGTGACATGATTTGCATGCTAATTTCAGCAGTGGagttcaaatttatttattcttgAAATGGAGTATGAAATCTCGgtctctgcatcaaaatgatatACAAtctttttattatattatttaGTAAAGATGACAAAACGAATACAACGATCAACCCAAAGCCGTCTTTCTGGCGACAACTGTCGCAAGACCTACAAACTTGATGAAGAGGGTGATCATGATCAGGCCGCAAGGCTTGACCACATAGCAACGCACATCATCTAAATCCGAAGGCCACAACAGGGCGCAACCGGTCTAGCAGACCCTCAGCGTGCACCGCATGCCCACACTTCAGAGTCAGACGTCGCCGTCTTCCGCCGACCCATCTTTAGGACAGAAGGATAGAATCAAAGCATTGACCCTGCAAGGCCTGCACTCGACGCCACCACGACGCCAGACAGCGCCACTACCCTGCACGTGTCCATCATCACGCGTCCACCACTAAGACCCCGGTGCACCATGCCACCGAGACTTGACGTCGTTGACAGCAGATGCCACGCCGCTCCACCTCTTGACAATCCCAGCCAGCACCTGCTACAAGATGATGCCCTTAGGAGGTAGAAATGGCATTGTGCGTCGCCATCGTCCGATCCAAGAAGACCCAGATCTGGGATTTCCCCCAGAGCAACCTGAGGGAGGGAGCGAGAACTACAAAAACGATGTCTTCGACAAGGTAACGACGCATAGACGCCGACATCGTCTGCCATGACCGAGGTCGGCTCACTTGTCACCGGCAGTCTCGCCCTTCCCGAACCCGCAGCGAATTTTATCTGAAGTCGGTGGAGGAGGACAGAGATCGCTGCCGCCACACGAAGCAGCGCAACACTCCTACCCCGCACCCATACGTTCACGAGCCAATAGATGCCGCCAACGGCCAGATCCCCACCGTCCCCTTCATCAGAAGCTGCAAGGCTTCGCTGGCAGCCACCTCAGGGGGGGCGGGGACGTTAGTGAAGAGGAGGGGAGAGGGGCTAGCGCAGCGGCTGAGGATCGGGGCCCCGAGTCGCCTGGAGGAGACGACGCGGTCAATCCGGTTTGTGGAGTTCAAAAGATAGATCCTTTTTAGTCTTACCTGTTCTCCTATAGTTTTCGTAAAGTTTAGTCATTAGGCGTCCATTTGGGCATTTGTTGATGTCGTGACAAAAATAGCTCATTAAGTTCTTTTGTTGTTGGGCTCTCCAGATCATGTCTATTAcctcctccgttccatatttgTTGGCACGGATTTCGTATAAATTTCAGATTATCTCTTTTACTCCCTATGTTTATACTAAATCCTTGCCAATTACTAAATATGTGCCtgttaatatgaaacggaaggaggaGTAGTTGGCCTTTTAGGTTTTTTGctccccccccacccccaccccctccTCCTGAGGATCAATCTTTGATCATCTTTTTGTAAAATGCTTCCCTTTAATCGAATGACGGAAATTGATTGTCTTTTCCTAAAATAAATAAGTTTTTTTGTTGTGGTTGCGCTCTCGAGATCATTTCTTGAGAACCACTGCTCCGTCCACTATGATCAAAATTTTGAGATTCGTAATTATGGACACATGCATTCGGTGTAAATATAGTGTAGATAAAATTATAATGAGGTTATCGgtggattattatttttcagttTCCGCCAGTTCTAAGTTCCAATGTGTCGTATCAGTACGGAGCAGGATAGCCTTGGCAGGGGCAATGACATGCCTAGGACTATTACATTTTTGTCCTGGACATAGGATGCAGAATGCAAAGTAAGTCCAAAATTACAGAAGTAGTGTGCAAAAGTTTGTTTAAATGGTTGGTGAGATTTCTACTTTTGAATTGAGCCGTGCATTCTAAATCCAACGGCTCGTGACAATagtttgcaaatttgcacCGAACGAGAGCTTTTCACTAGATACATCGCCACGCaacatttttatttattttatgttGCAACTTCGCGACAACCTTTGCTCGTGTTATTATCTTTCGTGAATTAACAAGCTATACCCACATGTTAGCATGACAACTTTTAtgcattttattatttttcccGAATTAACAGGCCAGGACCGCATGTTAAGATGATGCAGTAGTTTTTTTGTCACCGATAGATGCTATCATTTGCATAGAACATTGTGTTCCGGATAAAACATCTGGTTTCGGAGAACACCAAACGATGGATTAACCTGCACCGAACGACGATTGACAACTGTTGGTGGAATGCGCTGTTTAATTACAACTTTGAATTGCTCGTCAATAAATTTACACACCGGCGCTGATTAAAAAGAACAGCCACCGTTTCAATGGCAAGCCGGTCTGAACTACAGGACCGGAGAAATTTCAGCGACGGTGATTAATCTGAAACTTTCTCATATGTGACTGTTGAATACTTGAATTTACGCTAAGTCGTCCATCGCCGtctgcatatatgcatgcgcCCGCCCTCTCATTCTCCTTGTCCAGCTAGATCAGGCTGACCTAGCTCCAATCATTAAGCACGTCTCAAACCGAACAAATGATTAGCCGCGTATATTCATTCCCTGCCTAGTGGAGTACGTTCACATACGAACCTGGTATAAATCATCTTAAACAATCTCTGCTAGGCTGGTTTTTCCATATTAATTAAAAAATGTTGTTGGTGTTCTTAAACATTTTTTCTTGCAGAGTGTTCTTAAACAACTGAACCAACTTATTAAGGTACGTGTTTGTATATCAAATGTATGCTTAAGTGCTCTGGTTTGGAGGTCGCCTAAACTTTCACTAAACCTGCTTACAGTTGCACCGTATCCAGCACCAACAGCTAAAATCATTCTCCCTAGGTCAACATATGCCGAGCTGGTCTGGCCACACCTGATTGATAGTTATATGGCCCCCAATTCGCCTCGCCTCCACCGGCCAGAAGTTGACCGGTGCACagtcgccctcgccgccgcagcagcagcagcctggctggctggctttgccgtggagaggaggcggaggcaacCAACCGAACGAACGAACTCGTTTGGACCGGCTGCGACTGTGCTATAGGCTACTAGCTAACCGCATAgcattgcattttttttcctcttgtagTTGGCTCAACCACTCAAGTTAACATAGAAGGTTTTTATTAAAAACAGCACCCACAGAACAAGCATCTGGCGACCAGGCCCAAAACAGTGAACAAAAAGTTACCCTGGCCAATCCAGTGCAAAGCAACGGATTTCAGATAAACAGAGCCCAACCAATTCAGCGCACCGAATAGGCTAAAATCCTGGCCACAAAAAGGCCAGACAGTTGGGCCCAAACTCACAGGCCGCCAGGCTTGCTTCGGATTTTGACCCACCGAACAAAACTTGGGCCCCCGATTTCCGATGAAGGATCCGAGATTCCCGAGCCCAGAGCGGGATTTCTGGATTTCGGGGAGTTGGAGCTGGCCACTAATTTACGAGGCGCTCCTAGTACAAGGGAAGGTGAAATCGGCAGGGGAGCAACCGACCGAGCAGGAATGGCCGAATGGAGTCGAAGCTATTACTACTAGCAAGACAAGATTATTTGCAATATATCTGTGCACTATATCTGTGCTGTACATCCCAAAACCAaaccaatttttttggttAGTGTGGTTTCTGGTATGGTATTGCAATTTCTAACCATCTTAGCTTTCGGGTTTTTTTAGGACAGAGAAGCTGAGGCAGCAGGGCCCAACTGCTAGCTGGTCTCCTGCTCGTTGCAACTGTCCAGTTGCTCCACTTCCCAGACCAAGGCCCAGGCCCATCTGGGAAGCTAGGTCGCTTTGTCCAGTCACGGAGCTGGCGCAGTCACGTTGGCCAGGCAACCTCATTTGCTCGTTGCCTGGTTCGTCGCCTACTCTCGCCTCGGTGTCATGAACCACAGAATGGTAGAACTAGTGTTAGAGAGAGAAACAATGCGACTAATCCActgttaaagaaaaaaaactaagccGATGGTGAAGCGTGGTTGACTACAGCTGTGCGGCTGCATTCTACGGGTGATGCAATATATGTTACTGGTGTGGAGTCAgatttcccaaaaaaaattgaaatatcCTAATGAACACAGGAGTAGAAGCAGAAATTCTTAGGAGTCAGGATAGGCCCTATTATCTCTGTCCACGAATAAGTGTATTTGTAGATTTCGTTTTGGTTCAATTATTTTTAGATTTGACCAAACTTTCCTGAAAAGAGTAGTAACACACATGCCATCGCtattatgaaactacattTTCAAAACGGTTCTAGTGATACTACTTTGGTGTCATAAATTTGTTACTTTTTCTATGAAGACAGTCTATTTTTAATACTTTTTACGTCGGATAAAACGTAAAAATACACTTATCTgtgaacggaaggagtatgtAGTACCTACTCCGTTTTTTATATCCTATGAAACAATTTGAGGAATGAGATTGTTAGATTTACTTAAAGAATATGCTCTTTTGAGAAACCAGagtttcattttatttttctgtatgAAATGAATAAACACAAAAATAATTGTCGGGACCATACAATTACATTCTACTACCCCATGACGTCAAGCATATATTGCAGCGGACAAACTTTTAGGATCCTCTCAAGCGGGGACTTAATTATGCCGCTCTTGGCACAGGAAAGTGTACAAAGGTCACTCCACGTTCATCTCATGCGCATCATGTGCGCTCACCAA
This is a stretch of genomic DNA from Brachypodium distachyon strain Bd21 chromosome 1, Brachypodium_distachyon_v3.0, whole genome shotgun sequence. It encodes these proteins:
- the LOC100835982 gene encoding protein DETOXIFICATION 40 isoform X2 is translated as MMKLGMGSAVETLCGQAYGAEKHEMLGVYLQRSTVLLTATGLPLAAMYAFSEPILLLLGQSPEIAASAARFAYGLIPQIFAYAANFPIQKFLQAQSIVAPSAYILAASLVLHVALSWVVVDRLGLGLLGASLTLSLTWWVLVAGQFAYIVMSPRCRATWTGFTWAAFADLAGFAKLSAASAVMLALEVWYFQVLILLAGMLPDPQLALDSLTVCTSIQSWVFMISVGFNAAASVRVGNELGAGNPRSAAFSAWVVTAMSALIAVAAGALVFLLRDKLSYIFTGGEAVSRAVADLCPLLVATIVLCGIQPVLSGVAVGCGWQALVAYINIGCYYFIGVPLGVLLGFKFDYGIKGLWGGMIGGTLIQTIILLWITFRTDWNKEVEEARRRLDKWDEAKQPLLANMQ
- the LOC100835982 gene encoding protein DETOXIFICATION 40 isoform X1; the protein is MGRSAEHAGSGGAVDGRLEALLSSTEGSGARRMASAAALELRLLAPLAAPAVAVYMLIIVMSSATQIFCGQLGNVQLAAASLGNNGIQVFAYGLMLGMGSAVETLCGQAYGAEKHEMLGVYLQRSTVLLTATGLPLAAMYAFSEPILLLLGQSPEIAASAARFAYGLIPQIFAYAANFPIQKFLQAQSIVAPSAYILAASLVLHVALSWVVVDRLGLGLLGASLTLSLTWWVLVAGQFAYIVMSPRCRATWTGFTWAAFADLAGFAKLSAASAVMLALEVWYFQVLILLAGMLPDPQLALDSLTVCTSIQSWVFMISVGFNAAASVRVGNELGAGNPRSAAFSAWVVTAMSALIAVAAGALVFLLRDKLSYIFTGGEAVSRAVADLCPLLVATIVLCGIQPVLSGVAVGCGWQALVAYINIGCYYFIGVPLGVLLGFKFDYGIKGLWGGMIGGTLIQTIILLWITFRTDWNKEVEEARRRLDKWDEAKQPLLANMQ
- the LOC104584554 gene encoding uncharacterized protein LOC104584554: MGNCLHSHRGGGRGRAVHCGKKGAAPVQELPRDEDYCDGKAAPASPVKEVKIRITRKQLEELLRRLDQEDPCFGGGAVISELLCMTSSCNFRHRTTGNGAGQWMPALQTIAE